From Cucumis melo cultivar AY chromosome 1, USDA_Cmelo_AY_1.0, whole genome shotgun sequence, a single genomic window includes:
- the LOC103489685 gene encoding uncharacterized protein LOC103489685 — translation MAKGSKGRRRLASRQFRSNPYPLPYKRVFPEDLCPRDCVNAVDKKYWEDSTCSVCMEYPHNAVLLLCSSHDKGCRPYMCGTSLRYSNCLDQYKKAYTKVISSNNVQAVSASIDNPGVVQDPSLLGENHEVTELACPLCRGQVKGWTVVEPAREYLNAKKRTCMQDSCTFVGNYKELRKHVRSEHPSARPREVDPVLEQKWRSLERERERNDVMSTIRSTMPGAVVFGDYVIEGNNFGFDSDEEDGGLNANSAERNGGFEVGFDSNLVNMFLLLHAFGPSSGDLNRRLRQPERIFSPRSNEGVAGIPNTTPLSSFDSINEGSDNGGSDDDNGSGMSLVSRLRHHGRVLLGRSGRRRRNRENSSHR, via the coding sequence ATGGCAAAAGGGAGCAAGGGACGTCGCAGGTTGGCTTCCCGTCAATTCAGGTCAAACCCGTATCCACTCCCTTATAAGAGGGTTTTCCCAGAGGATTTGTGCCCAAGGGATTGTGTCAACGCTGTGGATAAGAAGTACTGGGAAGACTCAACATGCTCGGTTTGCATGGAGTACCCACACAATGCTGTTCTGTTACTTTGTTCATCTCATGATAAGGGTTGTCGTCCCTATATGTGTGGTACAAGCCTACGTTATTCCAATTGCCTTGACCAGTACAAAAAGGCTTACACCAAAGTAATTTCATCCAACAACGTACAAGCAGTGAGTGCCTCAATCGACAACCCAGGTGTTGTACAAGACCCAAGTTTACTGGGTGAAAATCATGAAGTGACTGAGCTAGCGTGCCCCCTCTGTCGTGGGCAGGTGAAAGGATGGACTGTGGTTGAACCTGCTCGAGAATATCTGAATGCTAAAAAGAGGACCTGTATGCAGGATAGCTGCACGTTCGTAGGAAATTACAAGGAATTAAGGAAGCACGTGAGATCGGAGCATCCATCTGCAAGGCCGCGGGAGGTGGATCCTGTGCTTGAACAAAAATGGAGAAGTCTGGAACGGGAACGCGAGAGGAATGATGTGATGAGCACAATCCGGTCGACAATGCCTGGAGCTGTGGTCTTTGGGGATTATGTGATAGAAGGAAATAATTTTGGATTTGATTCTGACGAAGAGGACGGAGGGTTGAATGCTAATTCTGCAGAGAGGAATGGGGGTTTTGAAGTGGGTTTTGATAGTAATTTGGTGAATATGTTTCTTCTGTTACATGCTTTTGGTCCATCGAGTGGTGACCTCAACAGACGGCTTAGACAGCCAGAGAGAATTTTCTCTCCCAGATCAAACGAAGGCGTGGCAGGCATTCCGAACACCACTCCACTCAGTAGTTTTGATTCCATTAATGAAGGCAGTGATAATGGTGGAAGTGACGACGACAATGGGAGTGGTATGTCATTGGTTAGCCGCCTTCGCCATCATGGGAGGGTACTGTTGGGACGTTCGGGTAGGAGGCGTAGGAATAGAGAAAATAGTAGCCATAGATAA